In Candidatus Nitrosarchaeum limnium SFB1, the following proteins share a genomic window:
- a CDS encoding Archaeal enzymes of ATP-grasp superfamily, producing MKSNKKIPQESILIVGFPSNGLIGTFTISYLIHALDMKQIGELDHPDLPPTLFVEDGEILAPIRIYKRNNIFAIISDLPFDPYLAYDFAGLTLEYCKTNMIKKIIIVSGMETINKDSKMPKIYGLVTHQSLEETLYTNQISKFLAGSIFGTDAAIISVFRKSKIPALILYAECHPFFPDPEASIVSIITLAQILNIKIDTTDIQKKMEYLRIQRRNLMDETIRTLQQQKIENKPRVPQIYH from the coding sequence ATGAAAAGTAATAAAAAAATCCCACAAGAAAGTATCTTAATTGTTGGATTCCCAAGTAATGGTCTAATTGGCACTTTTACCATTTCTTATTTGATACATGCTTTAGATATGAAGCAGATTGGAGAGTTAGATCATCCTGATCTACCTCCCACATTATTTGTTGAAGATGGAGAAATTTTAGCTCCAATTAGAATTTATAAAAGAAACAATATTTTTGCCATAATATCTGATCTACCATTTGATCCTTATTTGGCATATGATTTTGCTGGATTAACCTTAGAATATTGTAAAACAAACATGATTAAAAAAATAATCATTGTAAGTGGCATGGAAACAATAAACAAAGATTCCAAAATGCCTAAAATCTACGGATTAGTTACTCATCAATCTTTAGAAGAAACATTATACACAAATCAAATCTCTAAATTTTTAGCAGGCTCAATTTTTGGAACAGACGCAGCAATAATATCAGTTTTTAGAAAATCAAAAATTCCAGCATTAATTTTATATGCTGAATGTCATCCATTTTTCCCTGATCCTGAGGCTTCTATCGTTTCAATTATTACTTTAGCTCAAATTTTGAATATTAAGATAGATACAACTGACATACAAAAGAAAATGGAATATCTAAGGATTCAGCGTAGAAATCTAATGGATGAAACTATTCGTACTTTACAACAACAAAAAATAGAAAATAAACCTCGAGTCCCACAGATTTATCATTGA
- a CDS encoding transcription factor TFIIB cyclin-related protein: protein MSDISHESNGYSQEDFMKLTRTGPATSLTMHDKGLSTVIGINKDSSGNTLSSKTKYEFNRLRTWDQRSKSRSTVALSKAFTLLNAMKTKLGIPDNVIENAAYIYRKAVNSKLTRGRTMASLISASLYAACRENNIPRTLDDIADAGNIERRILSRDLRTIIKKLGLKLNQYDTSSFISKISNNMNLKEKTKRDAFDILKRCELKEITAGKHPVAQAAASLYIACMINNEKISQKKFSSEAGVSDVTIRNRVTLIKKTLKITE from the coding sequence ATGTCTGATATTTCACATGAAAGTAACGGTTACAGTCAAGAGGATTTTATGAAATTGACAAGAACTGGTCCTGCAACATCATTAACCATGCATGACAAAGGATTATCAACTGTAATAGGTATAAACAAAGATTCTTCTGGTAATACTTTATCAAGTAAAACAAAATATGAATTTAATAGACTTCGGACATGGGATCAAAGAAGTAAATCTAGATCAACTGTAGCACTTAGCAAAGCATTTACTTTATTGAATGCAATGAAAACAAAATTAGGAATTCCAGATAATGTTATTGAAAATGCTGCATATATTTACAGAAAAGCAGTAAATTCAAAACTTACAAGGGGTAGAACAATGGCTTCATTAATTTCTGCATCTTTGTATGCTGCTTGTAGAGAAAACAATATTCCTAGAACATTAGATGATATTGCAGATGCAGGAAATATTGAAAGAAGAATTTTATCCAGAGATTTAAGAACAATTATCAAAAAATTGGGATTAAAATTAAACCAATATGACACTTCATCTTTTATTTCCAAAATATCAAATAATATGAATTTAAAAGAAAAAACAAAACGAGATGCATTTGATATTTTAAAACGTTGTGAATTAAAAGAGATAACTGCGGGGAAACATCCCGTAGCACAGGCAGCTGCTTCTTTGTATATTGCATGTATGATTAATAATGAAAAAATCAGCCAGAAGAAATTTTCAAGTGAAGCTGGAGTAAGTGATGTGACAATAAGAAACAGAGTAACGTTAATCAAAAAAACATTAAAAATTACAGAGTAA
- a CDS encoding camphor resistance CrcB protein: protein MKGLEFIFLAVGSVIGAFLRYKITESPLLFNALPLNVLIVNVIGAFILGMFVIVSEQWNLDGRYSLLAAIGFCGSLTTMSSFALDSSNLLDNHHYGTLAINLIANTGLSIGALIGGKSLMSAIVNG from the coding sequence ATGAAAGGTCTAGAGTTTATTTTTTTAGCAGTAGGTTCTGTTATTGGAGCTTTTCTAAGATACAAAATCACAGAATCCCCATTATTGTTTAATGCTTTACCTCTTAATGTTTTGATTGTTAATGTTATTGGAGCCTTCATCTTAGGAATGTTTGTAATTGTATCAGAACAATGGAATCTTGATGGAAGATATTCACTATTAGCTGCCATTGGTTTTTGTGGTTCACTTACTACAATGTCATCTTTTGCACTTGATTCTAGTAACCTTTTGGATAATCATCATTATGGTACTTTGGCGATTAATTTAATTGCAAACACAGGATTATCTATTGGTGCACTGATTGGTGGCAAATCATTAATGTCTGCTATAGTAAATGGATAA
- a CDS encoding signal-transduction protein yields MAHTFVKDVMISDLASLDYSTSIKDAAKLMDEKNVGCIIVTKNKLPIGILTERDFVKRIAAKEKLLTSPIEEVMSSPIIEIDPNETVWEAAQIMKTKNIHKLPVKKDNQIIGIVTTTDLVKICSVGSDSEMRRICDQIITRMQKQ; encoded by the coding sequence ATGGCCCACACATTTGTAAAAGATGTAATGATTAGTGATTTAGCATCTCTAGATTATTCCACTTCAATTAAGGATGCTGCTAAATTAATGGATGAAAAAAATGTTGGCTGCATAATTGTTACTAAAAACAAATTACCAATAGGTATTTTGACAGAAAGGGATTTTGTTAAACGTATAGCAGCTAAAGAAAAACTATTGACATCTCCAATAGAGGAAGTAATGTCTTCACCGATAATTGAAATAGATCCAAACGAAACGGTTTGGGAAGCAGCACAAATAATGAAAACAAAGAATATTCATAAACTACCTGTTAAAAAAGATAACCAAATTATTGGAATAGTAACAACTACAGATTTAGTAAAAATTTGTAGTGTTGGCTCTGATTCCGAAATGAGGAGAATTTGTGATCAAATAATTACTAGAATGCAAAAACAATAG
- a CDS encoding AAA family ATPase, CDC48 subfamily protein — MEEIILKVIEIPQQHVGRGRAIVDPKIIEETKWKPGQILELTYNKKTHVKLWPGSTEEYGSGIIKIDGMTRQNIGAGIGDKISIKSVEAAAAEQITLSPTEKLAIDEEQLHDVMITNFQNHVFTVHDSIQLPTQMGGKIQFIITNTKPSKPVIVTESTIFKLGSMTKAIDSTIPRITYDELGGLKNEVRKIREMVELPMRHPELFEKIGVEAPKGVLLYGPPGTGKTLLAKAVAGETSAHFISLSGPEIMGKYYGESEEKLREIFKQAEENSPSIVFIDEIDSIAPKRDEVSGEVEKRIVSQLLTLMDGMKSRGKVVVIAATNRPDSIDPALRRPGRFDREIEIGIPDDEGRHEILSIHTRGMPIDEKVDLKQIAKITHGFVGADLEMLSKEAAMRSLRRILPDINLSEEKVSTEILQKIKITSDDFRDALKEIRPSALREVQVQIPNVNWDDVGGLDELKEELREAIEWPIKHKEAFEYVNVEAPKGILLHGPPGTGKTMIAKALATMTDSNFISIKGPELLSKWVGESEKGVREIFRKARQAAPCIIFLDEVDALVPRRGSGDSGSHVTENVVSQILTEIDGLEELHNVLIIGATNRLDIVDEALLRPGRFDRIIEVPNPDSKGREQIFKIHSKKKPLSNDVDITKIVELTNGFSGAEIAAIANRAAILALKRHVSTKSKNIKDIKITQQDILDSIDKVKPRKKEMPMTQSIK, encoded by the coding sequence CTGGATCAACTGAAGAATACGGTTCAGGTATTATCAAAATTGATGGAATGACAAGACAAAACATTGGAGCTGGAATTGGTGATAAAATTTCTATAAAATCTGTAGAAGCTGCAGCTGCTGAACAAATTACTTTATCTCCTACTGAAAAACTAGCTATCGATGAAGAGCAATTACATGATGTAATGATTACAAATTTCCAAAACCATGTATTCACTGTTCATGATTCAATTCAACTACCAACTCAAATGGGAGGAAAAATTCAATTTATTATAACTAATACAAAACCATCAAAACCAGTAATTGTAACTGAAAGTACTATATTCAAACTTGGTTCTATGACTAAAGCAATTGATTCCACTATTCCTAGAATTACATATGATGAACTAGGAGGTTTAAAAAATGAAGTTAGAAAAATTAGAGAAATGGTTGAATTGCCGATGAGACACCCCGAATTATTTGAGAAAATAGGTGTAGAAGCACCAAAAGGTGTTTTGTTATATGGTCCACCTGGAACAGGAAAAACCCTATTGGCAAAAGCAGTTGCCGGAGAGACAAGTGCTCACTTTATTTCACTTAGTGGACCTGAAATTATGGGAAAATATTATGGAGAGAGTGAAGAAAAATTAAGAGAGATTTTCAAACAAGCAGAGGAAAATTCTCCAAGTATAGTATTCATTGATGAAATTGATTCTATTGCACCAAAACGAGATGAGGTTTCTGGAGAGGTAGAAAAAAGAATTGTTTCACAACTTTTGACATTAATGGATGGTATGAAAAGTAGAGGCAAAGTTGTAGTAATTGCAGCTACTAATAGACCAGATTCAATTGACCCTGCTCTTAGAAGACCTGGTAGATTTGACAGAGAAATTGAAATTGGAATTCCAGATGATGAAGGAAGACATGAAATTCTTTCAATTCACACACGTGGAATGCCAATTGATGAAAAAGTGGATCTTAAACAAATTGCCAAAATAACACATGGATTTGTAGGAGCTGATCTTGAAATGTTATCCAAAGAGGCAGCAATGCGATCTTTACGAAGAATTTTACCCGACATTAATCTCAGCGAAGAAAAAGTATCTACAGAAATTCTTCAGAAAATAAAAATTACAAGTGATGACTTTAGAGATGCATTAAAAGAAATAAGACCAAGTGCATTACGTGAAGTTCAAGTACAAATTCCAAATGTTAATTGGGATGATGTAGGAGGTCTTGATGAATTAAAAGAAGAATTACGTGAAGCTATAGAATGGCCAATTAAACACAAAGAAGCTTTTGAATATGTTAATGTCGAAGCTCCAAAAGGAATTTTACTTCACGGTCCACCTGGAACTGGAAAGACAATGATTGCAAAAGCATTAGCAACAATGACTGATTCAAACTTTATCAGTATTAAAGGTCCAGAATTACTTTCAAAATGGGTGGGTGAATCTGAAAAAGGAGTTAGAGAGATTTTCAGAAAAGCCAGACAAGCAGCACCATGTATAATATTTCTAGATGAAGTTGATGCACTCGTACCAAGAAGAGGTAGTGGAGATTCAGGTTCACATGTAACTGAAAATGTTGTATCCCAAATTCTTACAGAGATAGATGGATTAGAAGAATTACATAATGTCTTGATAATTGGTGCTACAAATAGATTAGATATTGTTGATGAGGCATTACTAAGGCCTGGAAGATTTGATAGAATTATTGAAGTTCCAAATCCAGATTCAAAAGGAAGAGAACAGATATTTAAAATTCATTCAAAAAAGAAACCACTATCAAATGATGTAGACATAACAAAAATTGTTGAACTAACAAATGGATTTAGTGGTGCTGAGATCGCTGCAATAGCAAATAGGGCTGCAATTCTTGCCTTGAAAAGACATGTTAGCACTAAATCAAAAAACATCAAAGACATCAAAATTACTCAGCAAGATATTCTTGATTCAATTGATAAGGTAAAACCTAGAAAAAAAGAGATGCCTATGACTCAATCGATAAAATAG
- a CDS encoding nitrogen regulatory protein P-II, whose translation MKKIEAIIKRSTYPIIIAELSSMGYSIMDKRNLEDSKIFDKQTSVKVGSTGVKSIPLSKIELVVSEKDARKVINLISKKSGYTANQGGKIFISEMEEVVDMETLSAEQDVESEIIPSIPKPVIKRSRLVPLQKFTLMKLVKVYEHNQEKLQTEYRIKSFSDFVNHCIMGYLPTIEKQLKHSTIIYGNNFREI comes from the coding sequence ATGAAAAAAATTGAGGCAATAATTAAGCGTTCTACATATCCTATCATTATAGCAGAATTAAGTAGCATGGGTTACTCCATAATGGATAAACGAAATCTAGAAGATAGTAAAATTTTTGATAAGCAAACTTCTGTGAAAGTAGGCTCCACCGGAGTTAAATCGATTCCTTTATCAAAAATAGAATTAGTTGTTTCAGAAAAAGATGCTAGAAAAGTAATTAATTTGATTTCAAAAAAATCTGGTTATACTGCAAATCAAGGAGGCAAAATTTTCATTTCCGAGATGGAAGAAGTCGTGGATATGGAAACACTAAGTGCAGAACAAGACGTTGAATCAGAAATAATACCCTCCATCCCTAAACCGGTAATCAAACGAAGTAGACTAGTTCCTCTTCAAAAATTTACATTAATGAAACTAGTAAAAGTATATGAACATAACCAAGAAAAATTACAAACAGAATATAGAATAAAATCATTTAGTGACTTTGTAAATCACTGTATAATGGGATATCTTCCAACTATTGAAAAACAATTAAAACATTCAACAATTATTTATGGAAATAATTTTAGAGAAATTTAA
- a CDS encoding hypothetical protein (hypothetical protein Nmar_0016), with product MVFSYHVIKFESISFLQGTHWSQSIGDKGILYKSIKDPYSKLIIESSDNSEKLFHVPKDRTVIVVNKVVHFLGELV from the coding sequence ATGGTTTTCTCTTATCATGTAATTAAATTTGAATCAATTTCATTTTTACAAGGAACACATTGGTCTCAATCAATAGGAGATAAAGGAATTTTATACAAATCTATCAAGGATCCTTATTCGAAATTAATTATTGAATCATCAGATAATTCAGAAAAACTATTCCATGTCCCTAAAGATAGAACAGTAATTGTAGTAAACAAAGTTGTACACTTCCTTGGAGAATTAGTTTAA
- a CDS encoding putative small heat shock protein, with the protein MTENKQKEFEIRIIPSSISSLFTDDVEHQTLSPLSCLIEYGTYWLLEFDLPLVNKNDIKITSDENSISVEAKLKETYFEEKFGRKAEFEYFKKSISLPGKIDSKKITAKFEKGRLEIIIPKTTSSNKIIIN; encoded by the coding sequence ATGACTGAAAACAAACAAAAAGAATTTGAAATAAGAATTATCCCATCATCAATAAGTTCATTGTTTACAGACGATGTTGAACATCAAACTCTTTCTCCTCTTTCATGTTTAATAGAATATGGAACATATTGGTTGCTTGAATTTGATCTTCCATTAGTCAATAAAAATGACATCAAAATTACATCTGATGAAAATTCTATAAGTGTAGAAGCTAAGTTAAAAGAAACGTATTTTGAAGAAAAATTTGGCAGGAAAGCAGAATTTGAATATTTTAAAAAATCTATTTCACTTCCAGGAAAAATTGATAGTAAAAAAATTACTGCAAAATTTGAAAAAGGACGATTAGAAATTATTATTCCAAAAACAACTTCTAGTAATAAAATTATAATAAATTAA
- a CDS encoding UspA domain-containing protein, which yields MIRKNIKKILVPLDGSKNSLRGLDEAIYLARQCHATITGLYVIPIYPRNFTDIIMPYQIHLTKSAKKFMESAKTTCAQKGIVFKSKIIFGSPIMEIDYMAKNKGFDIIVIGSRGQSGLKEAFLGSVAKAIIHKSKIPVLVIK from the coding sequence ATGATTAGGAAAAACATTAAAAAAATTCTTGTCCCACTTGATGGTTCTAAAAATTCTTTGAGAGGTTTAGATGAGGCAATTTATCTTGCAAGACAATGTCATGCAACAATTACAGGTTTGTATGTAATTCCAATATACCCAAGAAATTTTACAGATATCATTATGCCATATCAGATTCATCTTACTAAATCAGCTAAAAAATTTATGGAGTCTGCAAAAACTACATGTGCTCAAAAAGGAATTGTGTTTAAATCTAAAATTATTTTCGGAAGTCCAATAATGGAAATTGATTATATGGCTAAAAACAAAGGATTTGATATTATTGTAATCGGTTCCAGAGGTCAAAGCGGACTAAAAGAAGCATTTTTGGGAAGTGTTGCAAAAGCCATAATTCATAAATCAAAAATTCCTGTATTGGTAATAAAATAG
- a CDS encoding hypothetical protein (hypothetical protein Nmar_0675), translated as MITDTIHGHMKDIQSTKIKSLISKATIIEPTDTLSHVINKITKNNSYDVFYIKDKKILSTNIRALLDAKNINTMKVESFLYPIPHVTQNDSVQKVANIITHYRIREVPVVDKNKIIGVVAAQRIIKLLSSIDNKWIKASLIYTQNPITVPSDETISNARRIMTTKRIDHLPVLNQSKIKQVLTSYHILQSITPSEKQGRKSMGSKTTHALEFKIGNIGSTRIPQCSANDDLNKIINSMLKADTTCCLVNLQGTLQGIITFRDILGLLASKLETPIPLYIVGMPDDQQNVNLISSKFSKTLKRLQQVYTEIHEARVSIKQQRSGNKKEGKYEVTIMIITPHHTPLIYNSVGFDLSEVLEDLSEKLLRNLSKRAKHRSKKSIRKIGLPIF; from the coding sequence ATGATTACTGATACAATTCATGGACATATGAAAGATATTCAATCTACCAAAATTAAATCTCTAATTTCTAAGGCAACTATTATAGAACCAACTGATACTCTCTCACATGTAATTAACAAAATTACTAAAAATAATTCTTATGATGTTTTTTATATAAAAGATAAAAAAATACTTTCTACAAACATTAGAGCATTACTAGATGCCAAAAATATCAATACTATGAAAGTAGAATCATTTCTTTACCCAATTCCACATGTGACACAAAACGATTCCGTTCAAAAAGTTGCAAACATTATCACTCATTACAGAATTAGGGAAGTTCCCGTAGTTGATAAAAATAAAATAATTGGTGTAGTTGCAGCACAAAGAATAATTAAATTACTATCTTCAATTGATAACAAATGGATTAAAGCCAGTCTAATTTATACTCAAAATCCCATAACCGTACCTTCTGATGAAACTATCAGTAATGCAAGACGAATCATGACTACTAAACGAATTGATCATTTACCAGTACTAAATCAGAGTAAAATCAAACAAGTCCTTACATCATATCATATCTTACAATCAATCACGCCTTCAGAAAAACAAGGACGAAAATCTATGGGCTCAAAAACAACACATGCATTAGAATTTAAGATTGGAAACATTGGTAGCACAAGGATCCCACAATGTTCTGCTAACGATGATTTAAATAAAATTATTAATTCTATGCTTAAAGCAGATACAACATGTTGTCTAGTTAATCTTCAAGGTACTCTTCAAGGTATTATCACTTTCAGAGATATTCTTGGTTTACTCGCATCAAAATTAGAAACTCCGATTCCATTATACATAGTTGGTATGCCAGATGATCAACAAAATGTAAATTTGATAAGTTCAAAATTTAGTAAAACTCTCAAAAGGTTACAACAAGTCTATACAGAAATACATGAAGCTAGAGTTTCAATAAAACAACAAAGATCTGGAAATAAAAAAGAAGGAAAATATGAAGTAACTATAATGATCATAACTCCACATCATACCCCTTTGATCTATAATTCAGTAGGTTTTGATCTAAGTGAAGTTTTAGAAGATCTCAGTGAAAAATTACTACGAAACTTATCTAAACGAGCAAAACATAGATCAAAAAAAAGTATTAGAAAAATTGGTTTACCTATATTCTAA
- a CDS encoding Universal stress protein UspA and related nucleotide-binding protein: MKIIMRKSLYMNILVPLDGSKYSEKALLHACDMAKSYQSHLILLYVVEKSLPINLLDRKEYLEILRKFGNKVLIKGKDMTIQHGVDSTIIIKEGNIVNEIIKLAKNKKCNLIILGSKGMGATARFFLGSVSNKLANNSPCSILIIK; this comes from the coding sequence ATGAAAATTATCATGAGAAAATCCCTTTACATGAATATACTAGTTCCACTTGATGGTTCCAAGTATTCTGAAAAAGCACTTTTACATGCATGTGATATGGCCAAAAGCTATCAATCTCATTTGATACTTTTGTATGTAGTTGAAAAATCTCTTCCAATTAATCTATTAGATAGAAAAGAATATCTTGAAATTTTAAGAAAATTTGGAAATAAAGTTTTGATTAAAGGTAAGGATATGACTATCCAACATGGTGTTGATTCAACAATAATTATAAAAGAAGGAAATATTGTAAATGAAATAATTAAACTTGCAAAAAATAAAAAATGTAATTTAATAATTTTGGGTAGTAAAGGAATGGGAGCAACCGCAAGATTTTTTCTTGGTAGTGTTTCAAATAAATTAGCAAATAATTCTCCCTGCTCTATTCTAATTATAAAATAA
- a CDS encoding signal-transduction protein yields the protein MTDADKITVRDVMTKSVIAVDSSLTVNEAAKLMEDARVGAVIVMENNSAIGIVTDRDFAVKIVAHAYHITTPVKQIMSSPLLAIGPDESVWMVADLMYTRGIRKLPVIEDDQVIGIITATDLVNQLAISTDEDIRKMYHESVIKVYKKYSPYS from the coding sequence ATGACGGATGCTGATAAAATTACAGTTAGAGATGTTATGACAAAATCAGTAATTGCAGTAGATTCATCTCTTACAGTAAATGAAGCAGCAAAACTAATGGAAGATGCTAGAGTAGGTGCTGTAATCGTAATGGAAAATAATTCTGCAATAGGAATAGTTACAGATCGAGATTTTGCAGTAAAGATTGTAGCTCATGCTTACCATATTACAACACCTGTAAAACAGATAATGTCATCACCTTTACTTGCAATTGGTCCAGATGAATCAGTATGGATGGTAGCTGATCTAATGTATACCAGAGGAATTCGAAAGTTGCCAGTCATTGAAGATGATCAAGTAATAGGAATCATTACCGCCACTGATCTTGTAAATCAACTTGCTATATCTACAGATGAAGATATTAGAAAAATGTATCATGAATCTGTAATCAAAGTATATAAAAAATACAGCCCTTATTCTTAA
- a CDS encoding hypothetical protein (hypothetical protein Nmar_0017) has product MAIPTDVQEYVEKNIKLMISQTETYLPFIKVAFPYSKNIADGVYNLIVGSALSVFVNQYAMRMKYPTAEDFADFGKIAFKYRDQVDQFFK; this is encoded by the coding sequence ATGGCAATTCCAACTGATGTTCAGGAATATGTTGAAAAAAATATCAAATTAATGATTTCTCAAACTGAAACATATCTTCCTTTTATCAAAGTGGCATTTCCTTATTCAAAAAATATAGCTGATGGAGTCTACAATCTAATTGTAGGTAGTGCATTATCTGTTTTTGTAAATCAATATGCAATGAGAATGAAATATCCTACAGCGGAAGATTTTGCAGACTTTGGAAAAATTGCTTTCAAATACAGAGATCAAGTAGATCAATTTTTCAAATAA
- a CDS encoding Universal stress protein UspA and related nucleotide-binding protein, protein MRGLDEAIYLARQCHATITGLYIVPLAKPVTDSQISYIEKHLLNNASKFMSKAKIRAAQNGIVFDDAIDYGDEGPKIINYSNKKLFDIIVIGSRGMGSIKETFLGSTSNYVLHKSQIPVLIVK, encoded by the coding sequence TTGAGAGGTTTAGATGAGGCAATTTATCTTGCAAGACAATGTCATGCAACAATTACAGGTTTGTATATTGTCCCATTAGCTAAACCTGTAACAGACTCACAAATTTCTTACATTGAAAAACATCTACTAAATAATGCATCAAAATTTATGTCAAAAGCAAAAATTCGTGCAGCACAAAATGGCATTGTTTTTGATGATGCAATAGATTATGGTGATGAAGGACCAAAAATCATAAACTATTCAAATAAAAAATTATTTGATATTATTGTAATCGGTTCTAGAGGCATGGGTTCAATTAAAGAGACATTTCTTGGAAGTACTTCCAATTATGTACTACACAAATCTCAAATTCCTGTTCTAATAGTAAAATAA
- a CDS encoding Universal stress protein UspA and related nucleotide-binding protein gives MFSKMLSKILVPYDGSKYSIKALSRAMELAHNLDSEIFLFSVVHQSYISPPGILGLTRTKSEKDAIKKWIKTIRKDTETMLKMAVKRCDENGITASYNISQGNVANEILNFVKKKNISLIVIGSQGLHGVEKLMTLGSVSRRVSEQAKCPVLLVK, from the coding sequence ATGTTTTCAAAAATGTTAAGCAAAATTCTTGTTCCATATGATGGTTCTAAATATTCAATTAAGGCATTATCTAGAGCGATGGAACTTGCACACAATCTTGATTCAGAGATTTTTTTATTTTCTGTTGTTCATCAAAGTTACATTTCACCTCCTGGAATTCTAGGATTAACGAGAACAAAATCTGAGAAAGATGCTATAAAAAAATGGATAAAAACAATTAGAAAAGATACAGAAACCATGTTGAAAATGGCTGTTAAAAGATGTGATGAAAATGGAATTACTGCATCATACAACATTTCACAGGGTAATGTTGCAAATGAAATTTTGAATTTTGTAAAAAAGAAAAATATTTCATTAATAGTAATTGGTAGCCAGGGTTTACATGGAGTAGAAAAATTAATGACATTAGGAAGTGTTAGTAGAAGAGTTTCTGAACAAGCAAAATGTCCTGTATTATTAGTAAAATAA
- a CDS encoding hypothetical protein (hypothetical protein Nmar_0014): MIFIGSIIFEKRMTLKLRCEDYGFECDFVLEGAKNIGLLEKLREHFAEEHGIDYTTEAITQMIVNRGHSLESIRKE; this comes from the coding sequence ATGATTTTTATAGGTTCAATAATTTTTGAAAAGAGAATGACGTTAAAACTACGATGTGAAGATTACGGGTTTGAATGTGATTTTGTTTTAGAAGGAGCAAAGAACATAGGATTACTCGAAAAATTAAGAGAGCATTTTGCAGAAGAACATGGTATTGACTATACAACTGAGGCCATTACTCAGATGATTGTTAATCGTGGACATTCTTTAGAATCTATTCGAAAAGAATAA
- a CDS encoding Inosine-5-monophosphate dehydrogenase, cystathionine beta-synthase codes for MKKNHISSIIVLGNNGVLEGIITKTDLASIFLTHAVSPLKVSKIMTRNVITAMPGDSLLYVESLLIHNRIARIVIQRNRIPVGIITFRDFVPAKLPFWISQSADPKEVENYKMKSSVDEFRVNQMNHLLHFKAVDIMSSNPVTIEADEDVGVAVLLMIRNGISGLPVVKKSKLVGIITKTDIVNAIASA; via the coding sequence ATGAAAAAAAATCATATTAGTTCTATCATAGTATTAGGAAATAATGGTGTTTTAGAAGGTATAATCACCAAGACAGATCTTGCATCTATTTTTTTAACACATGCAGTATCCCCTCTTAAAGTTTCAAAAATTATGACTAGAAATGTTATCACAGCCATGCCAGGTGACTCGTTATTATATGTAGAAAGCTTGTTAATTCATAATAGAATTGCAAGGATTGTTATTCAGCGTAATAGAATACCTGTAGGAATTATCACATTTAGAGATTTTGTTCCAGCAAAACTACCTTTTTGGATATCTCAATCAGCTGATCCAAAAGAGGTTGAAAATTATAAAATGAAAAGTAGTGTTGATGAATTTCGAGTAAATCAAATGAATCATCTTCTTCATTTCAAAGCAGTGGATATAATGTCATCAAACCCAGTAACAATTGAAGCTGATGAAGATGTTGGAGTAGCGGTACTACTGATGATAAGAAACGGAATTAGTGGGTTACCTGTTGTTAAAAAATCAAAGCTGGTAGGAATTATCACCAAAACAGATATCGTAAATGCTATTGCAAGTGCTTAG